The following coding sequences are from one Lolium rigidum isolate FL_2022 chromosome 6, APGP_CSIRO_Lrig_0.1, whole genome shotgun sequence window:
- the LOC124665953 gene encoding transcription factor MYBS3-like — translation MARKCSHCGNYGHNSRTCSSTGQQGEVMLCDGGGGGSSGLRLFGVQLHVAAGGSMRKSYSMDCLQLAAAPSSLISPTSSSSSSLLLSIDEGLERASNGYLSDGPHGRLVQERKKGVPWSEEEHRLFLVGLEKLGKGDWRGISRSYVTSRTPTQVASHAQKFFLRQSSMGKKKRRSSLFDMVPICENSMRVSEPPTNNSEGASTSLPRYRAPDMAAIDLNSTEEDAMTEAPASSVSDASPWTVFPAAVLPEQAPPHGHGHGLHCSPLDLELGMSLSPPSIGT, via the exons ATGGCCAGGAAGTGCTCCCACTGTGGCAACTACGGCCACAACTCGAGAACTTGCAGCAGCACGGGACAGCAGGGAGAAGTTATGCTctgcgacggaggaggtggcggcaGCAGCGGGCTGAGGCTCTTCGGGGTGCAGCTCCATGTCGCCGCAGGAGGCTCCATGAGGAAGAGCTACAGCATGGACTGCCTGCAGCTCGCGGCAGCTCCCAGCTCCCTCATCTCTCctacgtcgtcgtcttcgtcatcgCTGCTTCTGTCCATCGACGAGGGCCTGGAGAGGGCTTCCAATGGGTACCTGTCCGACGGCCCTCATGGCAGATTAGTCCAGGAGAGGAAGAAAG GGGTTCCATGGAGCGAGGAGGAGCACCGGCTATTCCTTGTCGGCCTTGAGAAGCTCGGCAAGGGCGACTGGCGAGGCATCTCccggagctacgtcacgagtcgGACCCCGACGCAGGTGGCCAGCCACGCGCAGAAGTTCTTCCTGCGGCAGAGcagcatggggaagaagaagcgcCGCTCCAGCCTCTTTGACATG GTGCCGATTTGCGAGAACAGCATGCGCGTTTCCGAGCCACCGACGAACAACAGCGAAGGCGCATCCACTTCTCTGCCGCGGTATAGAGCCCCCGACATGGCAGCCATTGACCTCAACTCCACGGAGGAGGATGCAATGACGGAGGCTCCAGCTTCGTCGGTGTCAGACGCGTCACCGTGGACAGTATTCCCGGCGGCGGTTCTGCCGGAGCAGGCTCCTCCTCATGGCCACGGGCACGGCCTCCACTGCTCCCCGCTGGACCTGGAGCTGGGCATGTCCCTCTCGCCGCCGTCCATCGGAACGTGA